Proteins from a single region of Ziziphus jujuba cultivar Dongzao chromosome 1, ASM3175591v1:
- the LOC107414451 gene encoding glutamate receptor 2.8-like codes for MAILLAFIVLLLGKSHYNELVSASTVNETVGTKQVVRVGVILGLDSGVGKIVENYLSMALSDFYAANPNYQTRLALSVKSSDKDAVVAASAALELMKNEEVQAIIGPEWSTEAKFVTHLGKEAQLPIISISSTSPTLSPKQSPFFIRTCQDDYSQIKPLVSIVQQFGWRQVIVIYEDTEFGKGFIPYLTDALQQFDTRVVYRSVISPSSKQLNISKELEKIKAMETRVLLVHMTASVGSSFFPLAEQAGMMSEGYVWIVTDGLSSLLDPMDKNVSDSMHGVLGVRPFVPVTERLQDFKTRWKLSAEINLFGLWAYDTIWALAKAVESVSHAAKTDNESAQSSSRNIGGHRDLHVFGLKVSESGPRLVKELRVTRFEGLIGEFRLIRGQLPVEKFEIFNVRRKIGEKVIGYWNPKEGIISGYLGENGSIVRNSSSSIDDVKERIIWPGNYYANAPPPRGWVIPVSGKKLRIGVPLTAAGFKGFLDIKWDPKTLKVTNISGFGYDIFKAALEKLPFEIPHEFFAYVDSAGLSSGTYDDLLYQIKLQKYDAVVADTTINANRTTYVDFTLPYNESGVSMVVKVKDKNVQDIWSFFKPLKWDLWLTFGAAFFFTGFLVWIIEHRTNAEFRGPPRQQLKKIFLFSFLAPVFAHGEKVKNNWSRFVMTIWVFGAFIVAQSYTASLASMLTVQRLQPSFVDVNELRTNNDYFVGYLENSYVRGLLIEQLNFNESKLRHYNSPEEYHHALSIGSKNGGVDAIFEEIPYLRVFLDKYCSRYTMVGPTYESDGFGFAFPIGSPLVPYISRAILNVTEDYKKMEELEQRCFNCDIGRRSWYKELVRKILLYKVRNGELR; via the exons ATGGCCATACTCCTTGCGTTCATTGTCTTATTATTAGGGAAAAGCCACTATAATGAACTAGTAAGTGCTAGTACTGTAAATGAAACAGTAGGAACAAAACAAGTTGTACGCGTTGGTGTGATTCTTGGATTGGATTCTGGGGTCGGGAAGATAGTAGAAAACTACTTATCCATGGCGCTTTCTGACTTCTACGCTGCAAATCCAAATTATCAGACGAGGCTGGCTCTTTCAGTGAAGAGTTCTGACAAGGATGCTGTAGTTGCAGCATCAGCAG CTTTAGAGTTGATGAAGAATGAAGAAGTGCAGGCTATAATAGGGCCAGAGTGGTCAACAGAAGCAAAGTTTGTTACACATCTTGGAAAGGAAGCTCAACTTCCTATCATTTCTATTTCATCTACTAGCCCCACTTTGTCTCCAAAGCAGAGTCCCTTTTTCATTCGGACATGCCAAGATGATTATTCTCAGATAAAACCTCTGGTGTCCATTGTTCAACAATTCGGTTGGCGCCAAGTTATTGTGATCTACGAAGACACAGAATTCGGCAAAGGTTTCATTCCTTATTTAACAGATGCCTTGCAGCAATTTGATACCCGGGTTGTTTACAGAAGTGTCATTTCTCCATCTTCCAAACAATTGAATATTTCCAAAGAGCTTGAGAAGATAAAGGCAATGGAGACGAGGGTACTATTGGTCCACATGACAGCTTCTGTTGGATCGAGTTTCTTTCCGCTGGCAGAACAGGCTGGGATGATGAGTGAAGGGTATGTTTGGATAGTCACCGATGGGTTATCAAGTTTGTTAGATCCAATGGACAAAAATGTTAGCGATTCGATGCATGGTGTTTTGGGTGTACGGCCCTTTGTGCCCGTGACGGAGCgtcttcaagacttcaaaaccAGATGGAAGCTTTCTGCAGAGATAAACCTTTTTGGTTTGTGGGCGTACGATACTATTTGGGCATTAGCTAAGGCTGTCGAGTCGGTTTCACATGCTGCTAAAACAGATAATGAATCAGCACAAAGTTCTAGCAGAAATATTGGAGGTCATCGTGATCTTCATGTGTTTGGCTTGAAAGTCTCCGAATCAGGTCCGAGACTTGTCAAAGAGTTGCGAGTTACGAGATTTGAAGGTCTAATTGGAGAATTCCGTTTGATTAGAGGACAGTTGCCGGTAGAAAAATTCGAAATATTCAATGTAAGAAGGAAAATAGGTGAGAAAGTTATTGGATATTGGAACCCCAAAGAAGGAATAATATCTGGTTATTTAGGGGAAAATGGTAGTATAGTAAGAAACTCATCAAGTTCCATAGATGACGTCAAAGAGAGAATCATTTGGCCTGGAAATTATTATGCAAATGCTCCACCACCAAGAGGTTGGGTTATACCTGTATCAGGTAAGAAGTTGAGGATCGGGGTCCCACTGACAGCTGCTGGTTTTAAAGGATTTTTGGACATAAAATGGGATCCTAAAACTCTTAAGGTCACCAACATTTCGGGGTTCGGCTACGATATTTTCAAAGCTGCATTAGAAAAGCTACCTTTTGAGATTCCGCATGAGTTTTTTGCATATGTAGACAGCGCAGGCCTGAGTAGCGGCACTTATGATGATCTTCTTTACCAGATTAAGCTTCAG aagtATGATGCAGTAGTGGCAGATACAACAATTAATGCAAATAGGACGACCTATGTCGATTTTACATTGCCATATAATGAATCAGGCGTCTCCATGGTTGTAAAAGTTAAAGATAAAAATGTACAGGATATTTGGAGTTTTTTCAAGCCTCTAAAATGGGATCTTTGGTTAACATTTGGAGCAGCCTTCTTCTTCACAGGGTTTTTGGTATGGATTATTGAGCATCGTACAAACGCAGAATTCAGGGGTCCACCACGCCAGCAGcttaagaaaatttttttgttcTCCTTCTTAGCTCCAGTGTTTGCTCatg GAGAGAAGGTGAAGAACAATTGGTCAAGATTTGTGATGACAATCTGGGTTTTTGGGGCATTCATTGTTGCACAAAGTTATACAGCTAGCTTAGCCTCAATGTTGACAGTGCAAAGGTTGCAGCCATCATTTGTTGATGTCAACGAGCTAAGGACGAATAATGATTATTTCGTTGGATACCTAGAGAATTCTTATGTGAGAGGCCTTTTGATCGAACAATTGAACTTCAACGAGTCCAAGCTTAGGCACTACAATTCCCCTGAGGAGTATCATCATGCATTGTCTATAGGAAGCAAAAATGGTGGAGTTGATGCTATATTCGAAGAAATACCCTACCTTAGGGTCTTCCTAGACAAGTATTGCTCTAGATACACAATGGTCGGTCCGACCTACGAATCTGATGGCTTTGGCTTT GCGTTCCCAATAGGGTCTCCACTTGTACCTTACATTTCCAGGGCAATCCTGAACGTCACAGAAGATTATAAGAAGATGGAAGAACTGGAACAAAG GTGCTTCAACTGCGATATAGGTAGAAGGAGCTGGTACAAGGAGCTGGTCCGGAAAATCCTTCTGTATAAGGTTCGAAATGGTGAGTTGAGGTAG